The Anopheles merus strain MAF chromosome 2L, AmerM5.1, whole genome shotgun sequence genome has a segment encoding these proteins:
- the LOC121593058 gene encoding cuticle protein CP14.6-like: MFRFVFAAALLVATVAAGPLDRAYSHQQNPDAHAQIVAYENVLKDDGHYNWSYETSNGIAAHEEGLGAHNANGAFSYTGPDGVLYRVVYVADENGFQPQGDHLPTPPPTPEHVFKTLEQIRANPPKDQKDFSLEALDATLARLRQH; encoded by the coding sequence ATGTTCCGCTTCGTGTTCGCTGCTGCCCTGCTCGTGGCCACCGTTGCCGCCGGACCGCTCGATCGGGCCTACTCGCATCAGCAAAACCCGGACGCACACGCCCAAATCGTGGCGTACGAGAATGTGCTGAAGGACGATGGACACTACAACTGGAGCTACGAGACGAGCAACGGTATCGCCGCCCACGAGGAAGGTCTCGGAGCGCACAACGCCAACGGTGCCTTCTCGTACACCGGTCCCGATGGTGTGCTGTACCGCGTGGTGTACGTGGCCGACGAGAACGGATTCCAGCCGCAGGGTGACCATCTGCCGACGCCGCCGCCGACGCCCGAGCACGTGTTCAAGACGCTCGAGCAGATCCGCGCCAACCCGCCCAAGGACCAGAAGGACTTCAGTCTGGAGGCGCTCGATGCCACCCTCGCTCGCCTGCGACAGCACTAA